A region from the Planktothrix sp. FACHB-1365 genome encodes:
- a CDS encoding Na(+)/H(+) antiporter subunit B: MKWVYILAVIAIYIKFLVMPNPVGDLPTLTIVESIIKDSGIPNAVTAIILRNRLYDTIFEVIVFTISIMGVYFLLKTDQPVPKIYQFTDEASIVLARLGATISALVGVELAIRGHLSPGGGFAAGVAGGTAIGLVAITSSPEWMQKIYKRYLAADWEKISVLTFIVLSVVTLAGFELPHGELGGLFSGGAIPLLNILVAIKVALGSWAAILLFIRYRGLL; this comes from the coding sequence ATGAAATGGGTTTATATTCTAGCGGTTATTGCAATTTATATTAAGTTTTTAGTGATGCCAAATCCCGTTGGAGATTTACCAACTTTGACGATTGTGGAATCCATTATTAAAGATAGTGGAATTCCCAATGCAGTAACGGCAATTATTTTAAGAAATCGGCTTTACGATACGATTTTTGAAGTCATCGTATTTACAATCTCAATTATGGGGGTTTATTTTCTTTTAAAAACTGATCAACCTGTTCCTAAAATCTATCAGTTTACCGATGAAGCTTCAATTGTTTTAGCGCGTTTGGGAGCAACAATTAGCGCGTTAGTTGGGGTAGAATTAGCTATTCGGGGTCATCTGAGTCCGGGGGGCGGTTTTGCAGCAGGAGTGGCGGGGGGAACTGCGATCGGTTTAGTAGCAATTACCTCTTCTCCTGAGTGGATGCAAAAGATTTATAAACGGTATTTAGCCGCAGATTGGGAAAAGATTTCGGTGTTAACTTTTATTGTATTATCGGTGGTTACTTTAGCAGGATTCGAGTTACCACATGGAGAGTTAGGAGGGCTTTTTAGTGGGGGTGCTATTCCATTATTAAATATTTTAGTAGCAATTAAAGTGGCGTTAGGATCATGGGCGGCGATTTTATTGTTTATTCGGTATCGAGGTTTATTGTGA
- a CDS encoding DUF4040 domain-containing protein: MNDNYVVVIASLLPLAATMLVFEENPYHALVVRGILGAIAALLYTVLGAPDVALTEALVGTMLAITLYAVAVRSSLVVRLGVLQDLEKEAKEGKFSQLLEQFRKVFNKYHLRLELVTYPDEKALKQALIDKEVHAVCMNDEKPQGYHTLTRIQRLYQVMQTQLSLLDTRLTYFNLSKSGEEH; this comes from the coding sequence ATGAACGATAACTATGTTGTTGTGATCGCGTCTTTGTTACCCTTAGCGGCGACGATGTTAGTGTTTGAGGAGAACCCTTATCATGCTTTGGTGGTGCGGGGGATTTTGGGGGCGATCGCAGCCTTACTTTACACCGTTTTAGGAGCGCCGGACGTTGCTTTAACCGAAGCATTAGTGGGGACAATGTTGGCAATTACCTTGTATGCGGTGGCGGTGCGTTCCTCGTTAGTCGTGCGTTTGGGAGTGTTACAGGACTTAGAAAAAGAGGCAAAGGAAGGGAAATTTAGCCAACTATTAGAACAGTTTAGAAAAGTGTTTAACAAATATCATCTGCGTTTGGAGTTAGTGACCTATCCCGATGAGAAAGCGTTAAAGCAAGCGTTGATAGATAAAGAAGTTCATGCCGTTTGTATGAATGATGAGAAACCCCAAGGTTATCACACCTTAACTCGAATTCAACGGCTTTATCAGGTAATGCAAACTCAATTGTCCTTGTTAGATACTCGTTTAACTTATTTTAATTTATCAAAATCAGGGGAGGAACATTAA
- a CDS encoding monovalent cation/H(+) antiporter subunit G, whose amino-acid sequence MIDILSYGLMAVGLVFWFWGTLPLLGLRSVLFKLHTLTVADTLGSMLIVLGLLVKIPREWPLLILALISLMLWNTMLGYVLAYCSNNEE is encoded by the coding sequence ATGATTGATATCTTAAGTTATGGGTTAATGGCTGTCGGTCTGGTGTTCTGGTTTTGGGGAACCTTACCATTATTGGGTTTGCGCTCAGTGTTATTTAAACTCCATACCCTGACTGTCGCCGATACCCTGGGATCAATGCTAATTGTTCTGGGGTTGTTGGTGAAAATTCCCAGAGAATGGCCATTGTTGATTTTAGCCCTGATTTCTCTGATGCTGTGGAATACGATGCTAGGTTATGTGTTAGCTTACTGTTCTAATAATGAGGAGTAA
- a CDS encoding Na+/H+ antiporter subunit E has translation MIGYLNLILRLTIWFLLTANFTITNIMIGVAIAFLIPGLKKTPTALKDWLRVLGEIVVAIPQAYLEAIEMIFRPHNEEEIIMERVKPRRTPGLIFLDIFLITFTPKTIVLKYHEDGWYAVHRVQRRKLP, from the coding sequence ATGATTGGATATCTGAATCTGATATTACGATTAACTATTTGGTTTTTGTTAACAGCGAATTTCACTATCACCAATATTATGATTGGGGTGGCGATCGCTTTTTTAATACCCGGACTCAAAAAAACACCCACCGCATTAAAAGATTGGCTGCGGGTTTTAGGTGAAATTGTAGTAGCGATTCCCCAAGCTTATTTGGAGGCAATTGAAATGATTTTTCGTCCCCATAACGAGGAGGAAATCATTATGGAAAGAGTCAAACCGCGACGGACACCCGGACTGATCTTTTTAGATATTTTTCTAATTACCTTTACCCCAAAAACCATTGTTTTGAAATATCACGAAGATGGATGGTATGCCGTTCATCGGGTGCAACGGAGGAAACTGCCATGA
- a CDS encoding cation:proton antiporter, with protein MITPTIVWIALPFLAGFTIYLVPKLDRFFTLFVAFISVAYGLYQCVNSSPLAIQLLDNFGVTLLIDSLSGYFILTNGLVTAAVILYCWHTNKSTFFYTQAIILHGSVNAAFVCADLISLYVALEVISIATFLLIAYPRSDRSIWVGLRYLFVSNVAMLFYLVGAVLVYQTHHSFAFSGLQGVPPEAVALILLGLLVKGGIFVSGLWLPLTHSESESPVSALMSGVVVKAGVFPMVRIALTVGELDPIIRIFGVGTALLGVFYAMFEKDTKRMLAFHTISQLGFVLAAPEVGGFYALTHGLVKSALFLISGVLPSRSFKELHHTPINTRLWVALAIASFSISGFPLLSGFGAKVLTMKNLLPWQVIGMNLAALGTAISFAKFIFLPRGGEDKIRPSFWPGLILLLAGLVVANVAYYDAYTLANTIKPLATIFLGWLIYYFIIQKISLKLPRMLEQIDHLMGVMSVMLILLFWMVLA; from the coding sequence ATGATTACCCCTACCATTGTTTGGATTGCGTTACCTTTTTTGGCTGGATTTACAATTTATCTAGTTCCCAAACTAGATCGATTTTTTACATTATTTGTCGCGTTTATTTCCGTCGCTTATGGTTTATATCAATGTGTTAATTCATCTCCCCTAGCGATCCAGTTACTTGATAACTTCGGTGTTACTTTACTAATCGATTCTCTTAGTGGTTATTTTATCTTAACCAATGGATTAGTCACCGCCGCCGTTATTCTCTACTGTTGGCACACGAATAAAAGCACGTTTTTCTACACTCAAGCAATTATTCTACATGGCAGTGTAAATGCCGCTTTTGTTTGTGCGGATTTAATCAGTTTATATGTAGCGTTAGAGGTGATTAGTATTGCCACTTTTCTCCTCATTGCTTATCCGCGATCAGATCGGTCAATTTGGGTGGGGTTACGCTATTTATTTGTTAGTAACGTCGCCATGCTGTTTTATTTAGTCGGGGCGGTGTTAGTCTATCAAACCCATCACTCCTTTGCCTTTTCTGGGTTACAGGGAGTCCCACCGGAAGCGGTGGCTTTGATTTTATTGGGATTATTAGTTAAAGGAGGTATTTTTGTATCGGGACTGTGGCTACCTTTAACCCACTCGGAATCAGAAAGCCCTGTATCGGCGTTAATGTCGGGGGTGGTGGTGAAAGCGGGAGTGTTCCCAATGGTGCGGATCGCTCTAACGGTGGGTGAACTTGACCCGATTATTCGGATTTTTGGGGTAGGAACTGCGTTGCTGGGGGTGTTCTATGCCATGTTTGAAAAGGATACGAAGCGGATGTTAGCGTTTCATACCATATCCCAGTTAGGATTTGTACTCGCAGCACCGGAAGTGGGGGGATTTTATGCCCTCACTCATGGCTTAGTTAAATCTGCTTTATTTCTAATTTCCGGGGTTTTACCGAGTCGGAGTTTTAAAGAACTGCATCACACCCCGATCAATACTCGTTTGTGGGTAGCACTCGCGATCGCAAGTTTCTCAATATCCGGTTTTCCCCTATTGTCCGGTTTTGGGGCGAAGGTATTAACGATGAAAAATCTGTTACCTTGGCAAGTAATCGGCATGAATCTTGCTGCATTGGGAACCGCGATCTCCTTTGCCAAATTTATTTTTTTACCGCGTGGGGGAGAAGATAAAATCCGGCCTAGTTTTTGGCCTGGGTTGATTTTGTTATTGGCGGGGTTGGTAGTAGCAAATGTAGCTTATTACGACGCATATACCCTTGCGAATACGATTAAACCGTTAGCAACAATTTTCCTGGGATGGTTGATTTATTATTTCATTATTCAAAAAATCTCCCTCAAACTTCCCCGGATGCTTGAACAAATTGATCATTTGATGGGGGTGATGAGTGTGATGTTAATCCTATTATTTTGGATGGTATTGGCATGA
- a CDS encoding cation:proton antiporter subunit C: MLEAFVFATILCGFFGIILKRNLLMKIIAMDIMSTGVIAYYVLIASRGGLLTPIFSDVRNGTYSDPVPQAVILTAIVIGLSIQALMLVGAMKLARDNPTLETNEIEKNNTP, from the coding sequence GTGTTAGAAGCCTTTGTTTTTGCAACAATTTTGTGCGGGTTTTTCGGAATTATCTTAAAACGAAACCTGCTGATGAAGATCATCGCAATGGACATCATGAGTACGGGTGTAATTGCCTACTATGTACTGATTGCATCACGAGGCGGTTTATTAACCCCGATTTTTTCCGATGTCCGAAATGGCACTTATTCTGATCCAGTTCCCCAAGCCGTGATTTTAACCGCTATTGTTATCGGTCTTTCAATTCAAGCGTTAATGTTGGTTGGCGCTATGAAACTCGCACGGGATAATCCCACTTTGGAAACCAACGAGATCGAGAAAAATAACACCCCATGA
- a CDS encoding ABC transporter ATP-binding protein yields MAEVILDNIYKSFPTRRQNASEETKSSELQESTPTRQAVLKRVYLQIFDGEFMVLVGPSGCGKSTLLRLIAGLETITGGNIYIGNTLVNELPPKARDIAMVFQNYALYPHLKVYDNLAFGLRRSYRETEPQQPLIVEKTTSTTSFHQQLSVTLGDYQIFAPLWLEDIIVRITRSLSSQFRYISEREKAVSERVLTVAKLLQIESLLDRYPKQLSGGQKQRVALGRAMARNPQVFLMDEPLSNLDAKLRTETRAQIVELQKKLGTTTIYVTHDQVEAMTMGSRIAVMNQGRIQQVAPPLELYNRPANRFVAEFIGSPPMNFIPVQFTAPLLITHPQFRLTLPDIWETVLSSYNNQKLILGIRPEHLIVSCPATKNLPVIVDRLEALGHETLLWVHLLGENNLNSSLQVRIPAETQLVPGEKIWLTITPEKIHLFDPKTDLAIVPGSY; encoded by the coding sequence ATGGCAGAAGTTATTTTAGATAATATTTATAAAAGTTTCCCCACTCGTCGTCAAAACGCCTCCGAGGAAACAAAATCATCAGAACTTCAAGAGTCAACCCCAACTCGTCAAGCGGTTTTAAAACGAGTTTATCTGCAAATATTTGATGGCGAATTTATGGTTTTAGTGGGGCCATCCGGTTGTGGAAAAAGTACCTTATTACGGTTAATTGCAGGATTAGAAACCATTACCGGAGGTAATATTTATATTGGGAATACCTTAGTGAATGAATTACCCCCGAAAGCCCGTGATATTGCTATGGTCTTTCAAAACTATGCGTTATATCCGCATTTAAAAGTCTATGATAACTTGGCTTTTGGCCTGCGTCGTTCCTATCGAGAAACCGAACCTCAACAACCTTTAATCGTTGAAAAAACAACCTCTACAACTTCTTTCCATCAACAATTATCCGTTACCCTAGGAGACTATCAAATCTTTGCTCCATTGTGGTTAGAAGATATAATCGTTAGAATAACGCGATCGCTTTCTTCTCAATTCCGCTATATTTCAGAACGAGAAAAAGCCGTATCCGAAAGAGTCTTAACCGTTGCCAAATTATTACAAATTGAATCGTTATTAGATCGATATCCCAAACAATTATCGGGGGGACAAAAACAACGGGTTGCATTAGGTCGAGCTATGGCTAGAAATCCTCAAGTATTCTTAATGGATGAACCGTTATCTAATTTAGATGCAAAATTAAGAACGGAAACCCGCGCCCAAATTGTAGAATTACAAAAAAAATTAGGCACAACAACCATTTATGTTACCCATGATCAAGTAGAAGCCATGACAATGGGTTCTCGAATTGCGGTGATGAACCAAGGAAGAATTCAACAAGTTGCTCCCCCTTTAGAACTGTATAATCGTCCAGCTAATCGTTTTGTAGCCGAGTTTATTGGATCTCCCCCCATGAACTTTATTCCCGTTCAATTCACTGCACCGTTATTAATTACCCATCCTCAATTTCGTTTAACCTTACCCGATATTTGGGAAACGGTTTTATCTTCCTATAATAACCAAAAATTAATATTAGGAATTAGACCAGAACATTTAATTGTCAGTTGTCCAGCAACTAAAAATTTACCTGTGATTGTAGACCGTTTGGAAGCGTTAGGCCATGAAACATTATTATGGGTACATTTATTAGGAGAAAATAACCTAAATTCTTCCTTACAAGTAAGAATCCCAGCCGAAACTCAACTCGTACCCGGTGAAAAAATTTGGTTAACCATAACACCTGAAAAAATCCATTTATTCGATCCAAAAACCGACTTAGCTATTGTTCCTGGTTCCTACTAA